Proteins encoded by one window of Xyrauchen texanus isolate HMW12.3.18 chromosome 24, RBS_HiC_50CHRs, whole genome shotgun sequence:
- the LOC127617662 gene encoding kelch-like protein 31 has protein sequence MAPKKNKAAKKNKADINEMTIMVEDSLSNKVNGLNTLLEFGNGFSCISTEVTDAAYAPNLLEGLGHMRQDNFLCDLTVATKSKSFDVHKVVMASCSEYIQNMLRKDPSLKKIDLNDLSPVGLATVITYAYSGKLTLSLYTIGSTISAAMQLQIHTLVKMCSDFLMRETSVENCMYIVNIAETYNLKETKESAQKFMRENFIEFSEMEQFLKLTYEQISEFLMDDSLHLPSELTAFQIAIKWLDFDEKRLKYAPDLLSNIRFGTITPQDLVSHVQTIPRMMKDSECHRLLVDAMNYHLLPFQQNILQSRRTKVRGGLRVLLTVGGRPALTEKSLSKDILYRDEDNIWNKLTEMPAKSFNQCVAVLDGFLYVAGGEDQNDARNQAKHAVSNFCRYDPRFNSWIHLANMIQKRTHFSLNTFNGLLFAVGGRNSDGCQASVECYVPSSNQWQMKAPMDVPRCCHGSTVIDGKILITGGYINNAYSRAVCSYNPSTDSWQDKNSLSTPRGWHCSVTVRDHAYVLGGSQLGGRGERVDVLPVECYNPHSGQWSYVSPLLTGVSTAGAAILNNKIYLLGGWNEIEKKYKKCIQMYNPDLNEWIEDDELPEATVGISCSVVTIPTRKTRESRASSVSSAPVSI, from the exons ATGGCACCCAAAAAGAACAAGGCCGCTAAGAAGAACAAAGCTGATATCAATGAGATGACAATTATGGTAGAAGACAGTCTCTCCAACAAAGTCAATGGGCTCAACACTCTTCTGGAATTTGGAAATGGCTTTAGTTGCATCTCAACAGAGGTCACCGATGCTGCCTATGCACCTAACCTCCTGGAGGGTCTTGGCCACATGAGGCAAGACAACTTCCTCTGTGATCTGACCGTAGCGACCAAGTCCAAATCCTTTGATGTTCACAAGGTTGTGATGGCTTCCTGCAGTGAGTACATCCAAAACATGCTCAGGAAAGATCCATCCCTCAAGAAGATTGACCTCAATGATTTGTCTCCAGTTGGTTTGGCAACAGTCATCACATACGCTTATTCTGGAAAGCTGACCTTGTCTTTGTACACCATTGGCAGCACGATCTCAGCAGCCATGCAGTTGCAGATCCATACTCTGGTGAAGATGTGCAGCGATTTCTTGATGCGAGAGACCAGCGTGGAGAACTGTATGTACATCGTCAACATTGCCGAAACGTACAATCTGAAGGAGACAAAAGAATCAGCACAGAAGTTCATGCGGGAGAATTTCATTGAGTTCTCTGAGATGGAACAGTTCCTGAAGCTCACCTATGAGCAAATCAGCGAATTTCTCATGGACGACTCACTTCATTTGCCTTCAGAGCTCACAGCTTTTCAGATTGCAATTAAGTGGTTAGACTTTGACGAGAAGAGGCTAAAGTATGCTCCTGATCTGCTGTCCAACATTCGCTTTGGAACCATCACACCCCAGGACCTTGTTAGTCACGTACAGACCATACCTAGAATGATGAAAGATTCGGAGTGCCACCGTCTGCTGGTTGATGCCATGAATTACCATCTGTTGCCATTCCAACAGAACATTCTGCAGTCCAGAAGGACCAAGGTTCGTGGTGGCCTCCGAGTGCTACTCACTGTGGGTGGACGACCCGCCCTAACTGAGAAATCTCTCAGCAAGGACATTCTCTACCGAGATGAGGACAACATCTGGAACAAGCTAACAGAAATGCCTGCAAAGAGCTTCAACCAGTGTGTAGCTGTTTTGGATGGCTTTCTTTATGTGGCTGGTGGTGAAGACCAGAATGATGCAAGGAATCAAGCAAAACATGCTGTTAGCAATTTCTGCAG ATATGACCCCCGATTCAACTCATGGATCCACCTGGCTAACATGATCCAAAAGCGCACTCATTTCAGCCTCAACACCTTCAACGGTCTCTTGTTTGCTGTAGGTGGACGCAATTCCGATGGCTGCCAGGCATCTGTTGAGTGCTATGTTCCATCCTCAAACCAATGGCAAATGAAAGCTCCAATGGATGTCCCTAGATGTTGCCATGGCAGTACAGTTATCGATGGCAAGATCTTGATAACCGGCGGTTACATTAACAATGCCTACTCTCGTGCCGTATGTTCTTACAACCCATCCACTGACAGTTGGCAGGATAAGAACAGTTTAAGCACCCCAAGAGGATGGCATTGTTCTGTGACCGTCAGAGATCACGCCTACGTTCTTGGTGGCAGCCAACTGGGTGGACGCGGCGAGAGGGTAGACGTCTTACCGGTTGAATGTTACAACCCTCACTCTGGCCAGTGGAGCTACGTCTCCCCCTTGCTCACTGGGGTGAGCACAGCAGGTGCTGCAATCTTGAATAACAAGATTTATCTTCTAGGCGGCTGGAATGAGATTGAGAAGaagtataaaaaatgtattcagatgTATAACCCTGATCTTAACGAATGGATAGAGGATGACGAATTGCCAGAAGCTACAGTTGGTATCTCATGTTCTGTTGTCACCATCCCTACACGCAAAACACGAGAGTCGAGGGCCAGCTCCGTATCGTCTGCACCGGTTAGTATATAA